The nucleotide sequence acaatataatgaaatatatgaaAATCATTACATTGACATTTGAAAACCTCTTTTTTTCGCATTACAAATTACAAGGTCCCACTAAAATATTTCACTAGCTTTTCTTAAAATGgattaaatcataaaacaaagtatttCTACCAAACAAACAGTGTAATATACACGAATACGTCTAATAACTATGTCCTATTGTCTTATCATGTTTAGAATGTAACGTGTTTAAGTTTTACGTTGTAAATTTAACggacaaacacacaaaccaatcCAACGATTTATGAATACATGACGTTTGCTCCCATTAACATAGTTGTTTTATAACATGCCGTTTTATTCATTCTTATATCTCATCTGTGTAGACCATTATTACAGTGCAGTGTTTTTCACATAGCCAGCAGACAGGTATACATTATTTGTAGCTGGGACGCGCTTGAGATGACTTGATGTTCTGTCCATCCACCCGGGAAATCTTTGATATGCACTTGTGATATTTGAATGTAAAATCACAGGGCTATATTTCTTTCCGCTTTTACGTTGGTTCAAATATCCCATGCATTTTTGTGTAAAAAAGGAGACACAATGAGTGGTTATTTTACCGGTAATAATCCAACCAGTATGTCACGAGTACACTCATGGATGTTATGTCCGGTAATTGCGAAGTACCAGAATCGAGGCTTTAAACAgtcttaaacaattgtttaattaaaaattcCATTTCTAAACGACATCTCGGTATTCAATTGCTATTTTTAAAAGGTCTTTAGTTAGCAATAAAACtgtgacaaacaatttaaaaaaaatgtatataaaatatattgtttttccaGTTATCTAGATTACAATCCGCTCAACTGCGACTGCCAGATGGGATGGCTCATTAAGACAGTACAGGACAGCCAGTCCAATCTCACAGTATCCGGCGCCGTGTGTAGTGAGCCCGCACACCTGAAGGGACGTAACATAAAGAACGTCATCCAAGCGGATCTCAACTGCAACGGTATGTGCATCGTTGTAACATTAAAATAACAAACCGTGTCTTTTTtatcagctcacctgagcacaacgtgcagACTTTTTGTCTgccgtgcgtcgtccgtcgtcattCGTCCGGCTTGCGTCGTCAATATTCACCTAAGTAACACTCTAGAGTGCACAGTTATTGCCCAATttttatgacatttggtcagaacatttatcaaaatgaaatatctgctgagttttaaaattttccgtttaaaacatgaccgccagggagCGAGGCAGATGTCTTAAAgtgactatagtaaaactttgGAGACAATCGAGACTTGTTTTGTATTTGGTTTAGTCTTCATGTAACTTAGCCAGAATAtctgttcttatgatatctctgCTGAGTTAGTAAATGGTCCCAGTCCTTTGAACACATGACATCCAGAGGAAatggtagttttccttatatggctaaagcaAAGCCTTGTTTATACCATTGAGTTAGAGAATGGTCTtcgtctgttgaaaaacatggccgccagtgggcgggaccgtgttccttaaatggctatatgcagTCATCTTTTCCTTGACCGGTCTGGTCGTTAGGGGGGATGAGAGACGACAAAACATAGATCCCCCGCCAATCAGGTTGTTTGTGGGCTGCCATGAGTAGCTCATCACATTTACCATCCAGCTGTTCTTCTGTCCGGCTCGACGGTCACCTCCCGCAAGGGTTTCCTGAGCATAGTCTTGCATAGGAATTGTGCCGGTTGACGTGTTCAAATCAAAGCCAGCTTGCATCCTTTGACGGTCAGTCAGATGGGTTCTTGTGGGCTAACAAGTTTTGCTGTCATGTTCCGGGCGTACTTTTTGATCTTGTGCTCCAGGTAAGAGATGCCGAACAGTCTACGTAGATACTTGTTCCCAAAGGCCTGTATCCAGCGTTCTGTTTCCGCGTGAAGTGGCCAGATCTCGCAGCCACACAGTAAAATTGAGACTACGTTGGACTTGAAAAACCTGTGCTTGCTGGAAAGCTGATGGAGCTGCTTGTCCATAATCTGCTAAGTCTGACCAACGCTGCAGTTGTTATGGTGATTCTTATTAGGACCTCATCGATGATTGTTCCATCCTTGGGCATGGTTTCTCCTA is from Dreissena polymorpha isolate Duluth1 unplaced genomic scaffold, UMN_Dpol_1.0 chrUn013, whole genome shotgun sequence and encodes:
- the LOC127863529 gene encoding calreticulin-like — protein: MQAGFDLNTSTGTIPMQDYAQETLAGGDRRAGQKNSWMVCGLTTHGAGYCEIGLAVLYCLNEPSHLAVAVERIEEDNVDDAEKEEDEKEEKVEKEDNVEDKEENKEENEDEDKEEDEKEDEKEDDE